The proteins below are encoded in one region of Hordeum vulgare subsp. vulgare chromosome 3H, MorexV3_pseudomolecules_assembly, whole genome shotgun sequence:
- the LOC123445285 gene encoding delta(3,5)-Delta(2,4)-dienoyl-CoA isomerase, peroxisomal gives MATGGGASDAEAELRRGFKALAVTRPDPAAAVYEVRLSRPAQRNALSPDSFAEIPRAMALLDRIPAARAVVLSAAGPHFCAGIELGGPGNPLTAPSARGADPAAAAEGLRRAILGMQAALTAVELCRKPVIAAVHGACVGGGVDLVAACDIRYCSRDATFVLKEVDMAIVADLGALQRLPRIVGYGNAADLALTGRRITAAEAKEMGLVSRVFDSKQELDAGVAKIAKEISEKSANAVMGTKAVLLRSRDITVEQGLEHVATWNSGMLRSNDLMEAVKAFMEKRKPVFSKL, from the exons ATGGCCACCGGCGGCGGCGCGTCGGACGCGGAGGCGGAGCTGCGGCGGGGCTTCAAGGCCCTGGCCGTGACGCGGCCGGACCCGGCGGCCGCGGTCTACGAGGTGCGCCTCAGCCGCCCCGCCCAGCGCAACGCGCTCAGCCCGGACTCCTTCGCGGAGATCCCGCGCGCCATGGCGCTGCTCGACCGCATCCCCGCCGCGCGCGCCGTCGTGCTCTCCGCCGCGGGCCCGCACTTCTGCGCGGGCATCGAGCTCGGCGGGCCCGGGAACCCGCTCACCGCGCCCTCCGCCCGCGGCGCCGACCCCGCGGCCGCGGCCGAGGGCCTCCGCCGCGCGATCCTCGGCATGCAGGCCGCGCTCACCGCCGTCGAGCTCTGCCGGAAGCCCGTCATCGCGGCCGTGCACGGCGCCTGCGTCGGCGGCGGCGTCGACCTCGTCGCCGCCTGCGACATACGCTACTGCTCCAGGGACGCCACCTTCGTGCTCAAGGAGGTGGACATGGCCATCGTCGCCGACCTCGGCGCGCTGCAGCGCCTGCCGCGGATCGTCGGCTACGGGAACGCCGCCGACCTCGCGCTCACCGGCCGCAGGATCACCGCCGCCGAGGCCAAGGAGATGGGGCTCGTCAGCAGGGTGTTCGATTCCAAGCAGGAGCTGGATGCCGGTGTTGCCAAGATCGCCAAAG AAATATCAGAGAAGTCGGCAAACGCAGTGATGGGAACAAAGGCAGTTCTACTGAGAAGCAGAGATATCACAGTAGAGCAGGGCCTAGAGCATGTAGCGACTTGGAATTCTGGAATGCTGAGATCTAATGACCTGATGGAGGCCGTCAAAGCTTTCATGGAGAAGCGGAagcccgttttctctaagctctga